ccCCGGCCTCGCTTACAAAGTTCGCCCTATCCAGTACGACAGCGAACACGCCACAGGGGTTGCGGGCCGCGTGTTGGGCGTCCCAAAATCTGTCAAGTTCGTTCTGAGGACTGACCCGGTGCAAAGCAGCCGGTTCACCGTCGTCCGCGGGGAATTTATAGAGTGCACCAGGAGCAAATGTGACAGGTTGGGAGGCGATGACAGAATTGTAGGCAGCGCGGATTCCAGACCAAGGGTTGGAATGCGACTCTGGGATGCAGAATTTGAGATTCATAGACTTTGGCGCAGGCAGATGGGACCGAAGCGCAGAGCAGAACAGGCGGGCCGTGCTTTCTAGTAGAGGAGTTGCAGAAGTATCATCGAGGTGGCTGAGAAAAGGCGCACAGATCAGATACTGCAAGTCAGACTCAGCTCCCTTGGGCGTGTCTGACACAGTCACAGTTCCCCCGTCTTGGGTGACCTCGGCCAACGAACCCAGAGTGAATCCGCCAACTGCAGTCTGCTGAGATAGCTGGTCCTGAATCTCTTCGATAGAGGGCGGAGTTGGGTCTGGGGGGATGCCCTCGTCAATATCGAGGCCAAACTCCAGGTCTCCACGCGGACTGCAGTTCGAGAATATGTCCATGACAACCACCTGATCGACATATTCCCGTAATGTGATGCGGTCGGTCGACAGCTCAAACCGTTCCAGATAGGTTTCCTCTGGGGGGTGCATTGGAACTTGTGTGTCATCGGCATCACTGCGCGTGCTGGAAAAGGTGCGCGTGAAATTGAGCTCGTCGGGCCCCCCGGCAGAGGCCCCATCATCGCGTTCATTTAGACGATAGCTATGGGAACGTAAAAGGACACAGCGCCCAATGGGAGGTTCGTTATCCCAACCGTTCCTGTAGAACAGGGGGATCAGTCCAGGGGCGTTTTCAATGCCCGAccggtgctgctgcttgcgAAAGGCAATTTCACGACGATTGTGGTCGATGCAGGCAAAGGAATCAGGGGGGCAGTACGAGTATATCTCGAACAACGGCATGACTTCGCCATTCCAAAAGGCGCCTAGGAGATAGTTGCGCACCTTTTCATGATCTGAGTCGAGGGGCACAAGGCTGTAGACCTGGATGGGGACCAGATGAGCAGGGTCTGGTTCATCGCCGGGTCTGACATACTCCTCGAGGACAACAGGATGGCCCAAGTGGTCCTTGTAGTGGCGCACTTGCTGCCAGCTGCTGCGgacgccatcgccgtcgctgTCGGACATTGCGGTGAAGGCGGGAAAATACGGAGATAGTGGAACAGTGAA
This genomic interval from Aspergillus puulaauensis MK2 DNA, chromosome 7, nearly complete sequence contains the following:
- a CDS encoding uncharacterized protein (COG:S;~EggNog:ENOG410Q1SB); the protein is MSDSDGDGVRSSWQQVRHYKDHLGHPVVLEEYVRPGDEPDPAHLVPIQVYSLVPLDSDHEKVRNYLLGAFWNGEVMPLFEIYSYCPPDSFACIDHNRREIAFRKQQHRSGIENAPGLIPLFYRNGWDNEPPIGRCVLLRSHSYRLNERDDGASAGGPDELNFTRTFSSTRSDADDTQVPMHPPEETYLERFELSTDRITLREYVDQVVVMDIFSNCSPRGDLEFGLDIDEGIPPDPTPPSIEEIQDQLSQQTAVGGFTLGSLAEVTQDGGTVTVSDTPKGAESDLQYLICAPFLSHLDDTSATPLLESTARLFCSALRSHLPAPKSMNLKFCIPESHSNPWSGIRAAYNSVIASQPVTFAPGALYKFPADDGEPAALHRVSPQNELDRFWDAQHAARNPCGVFAVVLDRANFVSEAGVYFYTADFGYDETSKKEDLSDDTKVWRCIGMAEAARRLAMLAVEEASTN